In Phycisphaerales bacterium AB-hyl4, the genomic window TGGAGCGCACCGGCGAATGGGATGCGCGTCATCAGGAAGCGGACGACCGGATGATCACGCTCGTTCGCGACTTTGATGCGCCGCTACCAACGTTTCGCCTCATGCCCAACAACTGGGTGCTTAACACCATCGGCGGCAAGCGGCGGAATGTGTTCATCAACGTCGAGCCGTTCGGCTGGCGGAACTACGTGTTCGGCACGGAACGCGACCATATTCGGTTCATCTTCCCCGGTGAGATCCAGCATCTGCTGCGACAGAACAAGCACCTGGCCATCGACAGCCGACGCGACCTGCTGGCGTTCTACCATCTTGACGAGGCCTGGCTGCCCGGTAATTTTGAGCAGTTCGCCGACCAGTGTCTGACGATCGCCACGACGCTGAACGAGCGTTGCCAGGCATGGGAGACGGGGGAGAAGGACCGGGTGGTGTACGACGTGTTCGGGCCGTACTGACCGCTGCGGAATCTTGACGGGGCCGGGCGGGCTACTTATAAAAAATGGTTTGACCTGGACGAGAATATCACTCCGGACGGCCTTTTTACAAGGGGAAATCGAATGATGCGGTATGCCACGGTCGCTTTGGCGGCGTTTCTAACTATTGGTCTTTCAAACGCTTCGGCGGAAACGGATCGACTCGTTTCCACCGACTGGGTCATGGAGAACCTCAACAATCCCGATGTTCGCATCGTAGAGGTCAGCGTCGATCCCGGCGTGTACGAGCGGGGCCATCTCCGCAACGCGGTCAACTTCCGCTGGCATAGCGATCTGGTCGACCCGGTGAAGCGGGATATCGTTTCGCAGGAAGATTTCGAGCAGTTGATGTCGCGCTCCGGCATCGCCAACGACACGACCGTCGTGCTCTACGGCGACCACAACAACTGGTTCGCCGCGTGGGGCGCGTGGGTGTTCGACATCTACGGTCACGCCGACGTTCGCCTGATGGACGGTGGCCGAGCGAAGTGGGAACGCGAAGGTCGGCCGATGGAAGTGCGTCAGCCCGACCTGCGTGCGACCGAGTACACGGTTGAGCAGACCAACCCGCAGTTGCGTGCCCGGCTGGCCGACGTGCTGGCGGTGGTGGAGGACGGTGAGGACGGCGCGCTCGTGGACATTCGTTCGCCGGAGGAGTACAGCGGCCGTGTGATCGCGCCGGCGGGTATTCAGGAACTGGCGATTCGTGCCGGCCACGTGCCGGGCGCGAAGAACGTGCCTTGGGACCACGCGGTGAACAAGGAAGATGGCACGTTCAAGTCGGCGGACGAACTGCGTGAGATGTACGCGGCGGTGGGCATTGACGGCTCGAAGCCGGTCATTGTTTATTGTCGCATTGGTGAGCGGTCGAGCCATACGTGGTTTGCGCTGAAGCACATCCTCGGCTATGACGTGCGGAACTATGACGGCTCGTGGACGGAGTACGGCAACGCGGTTGGTGTGCCGATCGACAACCCGGCGGGCACGATCTGGACGGGCAAGTAAATGGTAATGCCCGACGGCGGGCGTGAAGACAATCATGCGAAGGCGCGGCCGTCACCGGCTGCGCCTTTTTTCTATCATGGGCGTCCCCGGTTGCTCGCCAATGCGAGCCAACGAGCGGGAATCAGCCTGATTGAACTGAAACGATGACACAGATGCTCAACCAACCGCGCGGCCTGGATGATCCGGGGCTGGTGACCGACACGCGACCGCCGAGGCGGCCGAGCGTGTGGTGGTTTGTCGTACGGTTGGTTGTCGCGGCGATGATCGCGGCGGGGCTGGTCTGGGTCGGACTCTGGTTGCAGGAACATCAGGGACGAGCGGCGGCGTTTACGCTGGTGACCGGCGTGGCGTTCGGCGTGATGTTGCAGCGGTCGCAGTTCTGCTTTTTCTGCAACCTGCGCGATCTGCTGCAGCGTGGCGACAGCGGGCCGACGATGGGCCTGCTCGCGGCGCTGGCGACGGGGACGGTCGGCTACGTTGTGGTCATGGGCTCGATGATGCCCGACCCGACGCGCGGCTGGGGCATCCCGGGCGATGCACACGTCGCGCCAGTGAGTTGGGTGATGCTCATGGGCGGTGCGATTTTCGGTGTCGGCATGAGTTTGTCAGGGTCGTGTCTGAGCGGTCACCTGTATCGCATGGGCGAAGGGTCGCTGCTGGCGCCGATTGCAATTGTCGGGGCGTTTGGCGGTTTTGTGCTGGGGTTCATGGCGTGGAACCCGCTGTACTTGCGGGTGATTTCGGATGCATCGGTGGTGTGGCTGCCGGAGACCGTGGGCGGGTATGGCGTGACGCTGCTGGTGCAGCTTGGGGTGTTGGGTCTGATTGCGATTCCGCTGTTGTATCTGATGAAGCCGAGGGCGGGGGACGCGGGCAAGCCGGGCGTGCGGCGGGCGGTGCGGATGGTGTTTGTGAATCGTTGGCCGACGTGGGTCGGCGGCGTGGGCATTGGGATACTCGGAACGTTTACGTACCTGCGCACGCGGCCGCTGGGTGTGACGGCGGAGATGAATCGCTATGCACGCGATCTTGGCGAACGTGCAGGCATGACGCCGGAGCGGTTGGAGGGGCTGGATCGGATGCGCGGTTGCGTGCTGCCGGAGCAGGCGGCGTGGGTGAGTGAGAATGGCATCTTCGTACTGGCGTTGGTGGCGGGGTCGTTGATGGTGGCGTTGCTGGCGGGGCAGTTTCGGTTGAAGCGCGAGCCTTGGGTCGCGTGTGTGATGGCATTGGTTGGGGGGGTGATGCTGGGCTTCGGCGCGATGATCGCGCTGGGGTGCACGGTGGGTACGCTGCTTAGCGGGATACACGCGGGGGCGCTGGCGGGCTGGGTTTTCTTCGCGGGGATGCTGCCGGCGATGTGGGTGACGCTGCCGCTGCGGCGATGGTTGCTGCGGTGGTGAGGTTGGGGGGGAGGTTTCTGGTTTTTGGTTTCTGGTTGGGACCCACGGATTCGCTGCGCTATATCCGTGGGCTTTATTTGGGGGTCAGGCGGCCATGCGGGCGAGGACCTGGATGCCGAGGCTGTAGGCCTTGCCGTCGGACTGGCGTTGGCAGCGGACGATCGTGCCTTGGAGGTCGAAGCCGGGCTCAGCGCCATGGGGCGGGCAGAAGACGGTGATTTGTGCGCCGATCGGCAGCGGTTCCTGTACCATCGCGCCGGCGCCGGCAGGCGAGAGATCGGTCAGCAGCAGCGAGCAGATGCGCAGATCGGTGTCGCTGTCATCGCCGAGGCTGGTGACGGCGGCGGTGACGCGTTGCTCGACAGTCTGCCGACTGTATCGTCGGCGTTCCAGCGGCAACGACGTGTTGGTGTCGTGGGCTAGGTGGAGTGATTCGTGCCGTGTGGCGGTTGAATGGTTGGTCATGGCCTAGCCCCCTCAAGGTGCGTCGCGTGGCGGTTTGTTGACGCCGACCTGTTCGGCATCATCGGCATTGGCCTCGCGTTCCCGATATCAGGCATCGGCCTTATGACCGGCAGGGTTTACCAGGTTGAGCAATAAAACGACAAAATTTCACGTTCAGGTCAGTCTTGTCGGAGCGGGGCCGGGCGACGCGGAGCTAATCACCGCGGCGGGGCTGGATCGGCTGCGGCGGGCGGAGGTGGTGGTGTACGACGCGCTGGCGAATCCGGCACTGCTGGCCGAGGCACCGGCAGCGGCGGAGCGCATCGACGCCGGCAAGCGTGCGCGGAAGCACAAACTGACGCAGGATGAGATTCACGAACTGCTGCGCGACCGCGCTGCGGCGGGGCGGTATGTCGTTCGGCTGAAGGGCGGCGACCCGTACCTGTTCGGCCGAGGGGCGGAAGAGCTGATCTACCTGGCGAAGCAGGGCATTTCCTGTGAGGTCGTGCCGGGCGTTACGTCGGGCATCGCAGCGCCGATGGCGGCGGGCATACCGGTGACGCATCGCGAGCACGCGAGCAGTGTGACGTTCGTGACGGGGCATGAAGATCCGACGAAGCCTGGCACGGCGGTGGACTATGCGGCGCTGGCGAAGCTGATCGCGGCGGGGGGCACGGTGTGTTTTTACATGGGCGTGGGTCGGCTGCCGTTGATCGCCGAGGCGCTCACGGCAGGGGGGCTGGACGGTGCGACGCCGGCGGCGGCGGTGCAGTGGGGTATGACGCCACGGCAGCGGTCGGTGCGGGCGACGGTGACCACGTTGGCCGAGGCGGTGAAGCGCGAGGGGGTTGGTTCGCCGGCGATTATTGTGGTGGGGGCGGTGGCGGGGTTGGACGAGCCGGGGCTGGACTATTTCACAGCCCGGCCGATGTTCGGCAAGACGGTGCTGGTGACGCGCACGCGACAGCAGGCGTCGAAGCTGGGCGAGCAGTTGGCGGCGCTGGGGGCGAACGTGCTCGAATCGCCGACGATCGAGCTCGTGCCGCCTGCGGATTGGAGCGAAGTGGATGCGGCGGTGCGCGATGTACGGCAGTATGACTGGCTGGTGTTGACGAGTGTGAATGGTGTGGCGGCGCTGGCGGATCGGCTGGATGCGATGGGGCTGGATGCACGGCAGCTCGCGGGCGTACGCGTGGCGGCGATCGGCGACACGACGGCGGCGGCGCTGCGCGAGCGCGTGGGGGTGAAGGCCGACCTTGTGCCGACGCGGTATGTGGCCGAGTCGTTGGCGGGTGAGCTGATCGCGGAGCATGAGATGGCGGGCAAGCGGTGTTTGCTGTTGCGGGCGGACATCGCGCGGCCGACGCTGCCGAAGCTGCTTGGCGAAGCGGGGGCGGTGGTGACGGAAGTGGTGGCGTACCAGACGCAGCTGGCAGCGGCGCTGCCGACGGCGGTGGTGGAGGCGCTGCGCGAGGGGGCGGTGGATTGGGTGACGTTTACCAGCGCGTCGACGGTGCGCAATCTGGTTGAGATGCTTGGTGATGAGCGGACGTTGCTGAGCGATGTAAGGCTTGCGTCGATCGGGCCGATCACGAGCGAGGCGATGCGCGAGGCGGGGCTTGCGGTTGATGTCGAGGCGGCGGTGTCGAATGTTGAGGGGTTGGTTGAGGTGATTGAACGTGGGAGCGATGGGGGCAGTACAGCTTAAGCTGTACTGCCTTATAGTGAGTCCGTGGATTTGAAAGGTATCTTGTGGCGATTGCACGTATCAGGCTTGAAGAGACAGCGGTGTTGATCGTTGATGTGCAGGAGCGGCTCGTGCCGGTGATGCATGAGCCGGAGTATCTCGTTGCGCAGGTGGGGCGATTGATGGACGCGGCGGCGGCGTTGGGGTTGCCGACGTTGATCACCGAGCAATACCCCAAGGGACTTGGTGCGACCGTGCCCGAGTTGGCGGAGCGAGCGAGCACGGCGGTGTGCAATCATGAGAAGACGCGCTTCAGCAGTTGCATCGACCCGGTGCGTGACGAGCTGCGACGGCGGAACATTCGCACGGTGCTGGTGGCGGGCATCGAGGCGCATGTGTGCGTGTTGCAGACATGTCTGGATTTGGCGAAGGCGGGTTACGTGTCGGCCGTGGTGGTGGACGCGGTCAGCTCGCGGCAGCCGATTGATCGGGACGTCGCGTTGCAGCGGATGGCGCAGGCGGGTGTGTTGCCGACGACGGTCGAGTCAGCCGTGCTGGAGATGGTTGGTGAGGCCGGCGGCGAGCGGTTCAAGGCCGTGCTTCCGATCGTAAAAAACCAGCCGATGCGGTAGTATTGGGTCGCCACGATGGCTTTGGAGGCACTGGAAGGCCATGTTTGCGACCATATTTCTGTATGTAGGTGTCCTTCTTGTTTTGGCGATAGCGATGGCGGTTGCGTCACGTCGCCGCGTCGTGCCCCACGTGATCGAAGTGGCCGAGGCTGAGGGGCCGTGGTGTGACGAATGTGGCTGCAGCCTGCGCAGCCTGTCCGTACTAGCCTGTCCTGAGTGTGGTTCCGCGGTGGATCAGCCGCAAAGCATTCGTCTTCCACCCAGCGAAGGTCGAAGACGACGGTGGCTGGCGACAGGGCTTGCCGTCGTCATTTTGGTGCCCGTGTGGTACGGGATGCCGACCATTCTGGTTCCGCAGGACTATTGGTTTCGCATTGACGAGGTATGGGAGGTTCCATCCAGCCAGGCATACGAGTCCATCCACTTTATGACTTTCCCTAGGCTGATTACTGCCCATTCATGGGTCGATCCTGCAACCGTCCTCGAGCCGCCGCGCGGCTTGGAAATTTACATCAGGACGTTTACGGGTGATGGCGTGGCATTGGAGCTTCAAGGGCACGAGTGGCGCATTCATCATCGGGACGAAGTGGTTGAAGACGTCGGTCCGGTGTCGGTCGAGGTAGCAGTTGCTCGCCTCTTCCAAATAGCATCGCTCACGAAACCCGAGCCAGATATTGAGGCGGAGATGCAGGAACTGCAACAGTATCTCAAGGCAGTATTGCAGGATCCCGCCGTCGCCTTGCAGCCCCGACAAGCTTCGCATTTTCAGGTAACGACCCGAACGCACATCATCGAAAACAACCGCAGCAGGCCCTTCGTCCTCGGCTTTTTCTGGCTGATCACGCTGCCGATGATGATCTTCATCGGACGCAACGCGTCCAGAGTCTGGCAGGGGGGCGAAGTCTTTCACGTCGGCCAGTTACCAAAAGGGATCACCATCGACCTCAAACAATCGCGATTACAGATGTCTGCACCCCACCAGTAGGCAATCGTTTCCTGAGCAAGCTATCATTTCCCGCATGCCTGACCCCAACCTGCTTGAGTGTTTCGAGAACCCGGCCCCGCAGCACGACTATGTCATTGAGCACTCTGCGGAAGAGTTCACCAGCGTCTGCCCGAAGACCGGCCACCCCGACTTCGGTACGGTGACGGTCCGCTTCGTGCCGGACAAAAAGTGCGTCGAACTCAAGAGCCTGAAGCTGTACTTGCAGGCGTTCCGCAACGAGGGCATTTTTTACGAGGCGGTGACGAACCGCATCGCGGATGACCTCGCGGAAGCGATGCAGCCGCGCTGGTTGATCGTGTACACGGACTGGAAGGGGCGTGGGGGGATTCGGTCGACGATTCGCGTCGATATCGGTGATGTGCCGGATCACGAGCGATAGTGTTCGTCGTGTCGCGCGGCGCCTCCTACGATCCGGCAGGAGGTGCATCATGTGGATGATCATCTTGCGGGCGGTCATTGCGGGGCTGGTTGTGACGACGGTGGTGGAACTGGCGGGGCGGTTGCCGCGGGTGGGGGCGTTGATTCTTACGCTGCCGATCGTCAGCATTATTGCTTTCATCTTTACATGGGCGGCGTATCGCGATGTGACGACGATCGCCCGGCTGTCACGCGAGACGCTGGTGCTCGTGCCATTGGGGTTGCCTTTCTTCGTGCCGCTGGCGTTTGCGGATCGGTTGGGGTGGAATTTCTGGGTGGCGTTTGTGGTGGGGGTGGCGTTGGCGGGGACGTGCATCGGGCTGTGGTTTCGATTCGGGCCGAGGCTGGTGTGAGCCGATTCGGTGCATCGGGGTGATCCCTGTATCATCGGTGAATCATGTTGATTGACCGGGGCAGGGAGACGGCTCATGTTCAAGCATGCGCGGATTTTGGCAGCGATGCTTTGCGTGCTGTTGAGTGGGGTGGCGGCGCCGGCAGAGCAGGTGACGCCGGGGCCGAGCACGTCGGGCGAGTTGGTGGTGGGGACGCGTGAGGTGCCGCCGTTTGCGATGCAGGATGGCAACGGGCAATGGCATGGGTTGGCGATCGAGTTGTGGGAACGCATCGCCGACGCACAGGGATTGCGTTACCGATACGAGTCCCGTGAGTTGGTCGGCCTGCTTGAAGGGCTGACGGACGGCTCGCTGGACGCGGTCGCGGCGGCGGTGACGGTGACGGCCGAGCGGGAGGCGGTGGTTGATTTTTCACATCCGTTTTTCACGACCGGGCTGGGCATCGCAGCGCGTTCGGAGCATCGCGGGCTGATGCGGGGCTTGCTTGCGTTGCTGTCGCTGGAGTTGATTGGCTTGGTGGCGTTGTTGGCGCTGGTGTTGATGGGGGTGGGTGCGTTGGCATGGCTGTTTGAGCGGAAGCGTAACGCTGAGCAATTCCGCGATGGCGCTGCGGGGCTGGGCGACGGCTTCTGGTGGTCGGCAGTGACGATGACCACGGTCGGCTACGGCGATAAAGCGCCAGCCACGGTGGGGGGCAAGCTGGTGGCGCTGGTCTGGATGTTTGCGAGCCTGGTGCTGATTTCGACGTTCACGGCGGCGATCGCGTCGGCCTTGACGGTCAGCCGTATGGAGTCGGTGGTGCAGGGGCCGGAGGATCTGCCGCGCGTGCGGGTGGCGACGGTGGCGGACTCGACGAGCGCGCTGTACCTGGACGATCGACGGATCGCCTATCGTGGGTACGCGACGGCAGAGGAGGCGATCGAGTCGCTCACGGCCGGCCGGGTGGACGCCGTGGTTTACGACCAGCCGATCCTGCAATACATCGTGCTGGAGACGGCGAAGGAGGAGGCCCACGTGCTGCCGAGCACGTTCGCACGGCAGTATTACGGCATCGGGCTACAGCTTGGCAGCGAGATCCGCCAGCCGTTAAACGTCCTGCTGCTGGAGACGTTGGGCTCGACGTGGTGGGCGGATCGGCGGTATCGGTACCTGGGGGAGGAATGAAGATCAGGGCAATGCAGCTTAAGCTGCATTGCCCTGGTGGGGCGTTATGCGGAAGGGGCTTCGGGTTCGCTGATCCAGACCAGGTCCCACGGCTTGTCGGTGGTGATGAACAGCACCACATCTTCGCCATCGCCGCACCAGGCCTGGTGCACCATACGCGCAGGGATGTAGTTGAAACTGCCCGGGCCGAGCGCAACGCGTTTGCCGTCGGGCTCTTCGACAATGAACGTACCCTGTACGACGGTGTGCGTTTCGTTGCCGGTATGCCAGTGGGGCGGTACGTGCATGCCGCGGGGGCAGCGGATGAACAGGCGGGTGGCACCGGTGTTCGGGTCGACGTGGACGATTTTAACCGCGGGCGACTGCTCGGGCGTATCGGGCTGAAACAGTTCCCATGCGATATCGCCGGCGGGAAGGTTGAGCATATGGTCCGCCGGGTCTGGCGGGGCCGGTGGCTGGGCAATGTGGGAGGCGGTGGAGTCGTCAGGGATGCGGTACGGTGTGGTGGTGGGGGGCACGGCCATGATCGGTCCCTCGCGGAGGGGAGTGCGGGCTGCGTTGCCGCGCCTCGCAGACGCGGCTGCGACGATGCGAAATTATATCGACCACCCTGTCGTGGGAAAATCCCCGCCGTGTCACTTTGTACGCCTCGCGATTGGTCGCTATCCTTCATGCACCATGAGCATCCTCATCGACAAAGACACGCGCGTGATCTGCCAGGGCATCACCGGCTCGGCAGGTTCTTTCCACACCAAGGGCTGCCTCGACTACGGCACACAGATGGTCGGCGGTGTCACGCCGGGCAAGGGCGGTCAGAAAGACCCCAACGGCCTGCCGATCTTCAATACGGTCAGTGAGGCGGTGGACGCGACGGGCGCCAACGCTTCGATGATCTTCGTGCCGCCGCCGTTTGCGGGTGACGCGATCCTCGAAGCCGCGGACGCGGGCATCACGCTCATCGTCGCGATCACCGAGGGCATCCCCGTGCTGGACATGATGAAGGTGAAGCAGACGCTGAGTCTGCCGAAGTATCGCAAGGTTCGGCTGATCGGGCCGAACTGTCCGGGTGTGATCACGCCGGGCGACAACGGTGTGGCGGGCACGGGCTGCAAGATCGGCATCATGCCCGGCTACATTCACAAGCCGCCGCACGACGCGGAAGCGAAGCGAAGCGTGGGCATTATCAGCCGATCGGGCACGCTCACCTATGAAGCCGTGTGGCAGACGTCGAGCCTAGGGATCGGACAGACAACGTGCGTGGGCATCGGCGGCGACCCGGTGCGTGGCATGGACTTCATTGACTGTCTCGTGCAGTTCAACGCCGACCCGGAAACGGACGGCATTGTGATGATCGGCGAGATCGGCGGTACGGACGAAGAGGCGGCCGGCGACTTCATCGCCCGCCACGTGACCAAGCCGGTGACGGCGTTCATCGCGGGTCGCACGGCCCCGCCCGGCCGACGGATGGGCCACGCCGGCGCGATCATCTCCGGTGGCGAAGGCGGCGCGGATACGAAGATCGAGGCCCTGCGGAAGGCCGGCTGTCACATCGCGGAGTCGCCCGCCGACCTTGGGCGCACGATGGCCGAGGCGCTGGGCATCTGACTACGCCGATTTGACACATCTGTTGCATAAAACACACGCTCACGCGGGTGGTGTGGATGCTGCCGTCCACTGCTACCGCGTGGCTGTTGCATGCCTTGGCGAACGTCGAGGTGGATCAACTCGACTCTGTCGATCGCCCTGCCCTATAATTGAACCACCGTGACTTCAGGGAAGCTGACGTTTCAGTTTGCCAGGTCGCTGGTCTCACGCGAAACCGCTTGCGTGGGGAATGTCTGGTCGGCTCCAGACGGTATACGTATTGGCCTTTCATGAGTAAGAAAACAGATCTTGTCGAATTGCAGCGCGAAGTATTAAAAGACTTGGAGGCGACGGACGTTCGAGACAGTTTGTCTCTATTGATCCCACCCGACAAATCATGGCAGCCGACTGACTACCTGCCAGACCTCACCGCCCCGGACTGGTATGAACAACTCTCAGCGTTTCGCGAGCCAGCCAAGGGGCTGTCGGACGAAGTGCTTGTCGTGCTCATCGGCGACATGGTCACCGAAGAGGCGCTGCCGAGCTACTCGGTCGCACTGAACAGCATCGCACAGGACTACGAGGGCACGAGCAGCGCTCCGTGGGCACGTTGGCTGCGTGGGTGGACTGCGGAGGAGAACCGGCACGGCGACCTGTTGAACGCCTTCCTCCGTCTCACCGGCCGAGTGGAGATGAAAGCGGTGGAACGGACTGTGCACCACCTGCTGAACAGTGGCTTCAATCCGCGTACACAAGAGGACCTTTACGCGGGTCTTGTTTACACGGCTTTCCAGGAACGCGCGACGAAAATATCGCATAACAACGTCGGCAAGCTCGCCGCCGCCGAGGGCAATGTGGCGTTGGGCAATATCTGCCGACGGATCGCGGGCGACGAGGCTCGGCACGAAGCGTTTTATACGCGCATGATGGATGCGGTCATGGCCCGCGATCCGGAGAACGGGACCATCACGGCGGGCAGCATGTTGCGACGGGTCATCGCCATGCCCGGCCGACTGATGTACGACGGCAAAGACCCTGACTTGTTTGACCACTTTGCGGTGGTCGCGCAACGGCTTGGCGTTTACACGGTTCGCGATTACGCCAGTATCGTTCGCCACCTTGTTGATACATGGAACATTGCCGACCGTGCGTTGACGGGTAAAGCGGCGCGGGCTCAGGAATTTCTCTGCAAGCATGCCGAACGGGTTGAGTCGGTGGCGGAGGACGTGGCGGCGCGGATCGACCAGGAGCCGCGTGTACAGTTCAGTTGGATTTATGACCGTGAGGCATGATGCTCGTCTTGCGATAGACGACACGGCCGACGTGAATGTTGAAGTTGCTGGACTCGTTGCTTACTGCATACGATGATCATCGGGTATTGACGAGGGGGTTGTTTCATGGACATAGCCGAACTGTTCGGCGACGTGGCGCTCGCGTTTCTGCTGCTTGGGTTTCTCATCCTCGCTGGCAAGATCGTGCGCGTCTGGGTGCCGGGGCTGCGGAAACTTTTCATGCCCGTGTCGCTGATTGCGGGGGCGATCGGCATGTTGCTCGGGCCGCAGGTA contains:
- a CDS encoding sulfurtransferase encodes the protein MMRYATVALAAFLTIGLSNASAETDRLVSTDWVMENLNNPDVRIVEVSVDPGVYERGHLRNAVNFRWHSDLVDPVKRDIVSQEDFEQLMSRSGIANDTTVVLYGDHNNWFAAWGAWVFDIYGHADVRLMDGGRAKWEREGRPMEVRQPDLRATEYTVEQTNPQLRARLADVLAVVEDGEDGALVDIRSPEEYSGRVIAPAGIQELAIRAGHVPGAKNVPWDHAVNKEDGTFKSADELREMYAAVGIDGSKPVIVYCRIGERSSHTWFALKHILGYDVRNYDGSWTEYGNAVGVPIDNPAGTIWTGK
- a CDS encoding YeeE/YedE family protein, which gives rise to MTQMLNQPRGLDDPGLVTDTRPPRRPSVWWFVVRLVVAAMIAAGLVWVGLWLQEHQGRAAAFTLVTGVAFGVMLQRSQFCFFCNLRDLLQRGDSGPTMGLLAALATGTVGYVVVMGSMMPDPTRGWGIPGDAHVAPVSWVMLMGGAIFGVGMSLSGSCLSGHLYRMGEGSLLAPIAIVGAFGGFVLGFMAWNPLYLRVISDASVVWLPETVGGYGVTLLVQLGVLGLIAIPLLYLMKPRAGDAGKPGVRRAVRMVFVNRWPTWVGGVGIGILGTFTYLRTRPLGVTAEMNRYARDLGERAGMTPERLEGLDRMRGCVLPEQAAWVSENGIFVLALVAGSLMVALLAGQFRLKREPWVACVMALVGGVMLGFGAMIALGCTVGTLLSGIHAGALAGWVFFAGMLPAMWVTLPLRRWLLRW
- a CDS encoding PilZ domain-containing protein gives rise to the protein MTNHSTATRHESLHLAHDTNTSLPLERRRYSRQTVEQRVTAAVTSLGDDSDTDLRICSLLLTDLSPAGAGAMVQEPLPIGAQITVFCPPHGAEPGFDLQGTIVRCQRQSDGKAYSLGIQVLARMAA
- the cobA gene encoding uroporphyrinogen-III C-methyltransferase, translating into MSNKTTKFHVQVSLVGAGPGDAELITAAGLDRLRRAEVVVYDALANPALLAEAPAAAERIDAGKRARKHKLTQDEIHELLRDRAAAGRYVVRLKGGDPYLFGRGAEELIYLAKQGISCEVVPGVTSGIAAPMAAGIPVTHREHASSVTFVTGHEDPTKPGTAVDYAALAKLIAAGGTVCFYMGVGRLPLIAEALTAGGLDGATPAAAVQWGMTPRQRSVRATVTTLAEAVKREGVGSPAIIVVGAVAGLDEPGLDYFTARPMFGKTVLVTRTRQQASKLGEQLAALGANVLESPTIELVPPADWSEVDAAVRDVRQYDWLVLTSVNGVAALADRLDAMGLDARQLAGVRVAAIGDTTAAALRERVGVKADLVPTRYVAESLAGELIAEHEMAGKRCLLLRADIARPTLPKLLGEAGAVVTEVVAYQTQLAAALPTAVVEALREGAVDWVTFTSASTVRNLVEMLGDERTLLSDVRLASIGPITSEAMREAGLAVDVEAAVSNVEGLVEVIERGSDGGSTA
- a CDS encoding isochorismatase family protein, producing MAIARIRLEETAVLIVDVQERLVPVMHEPEYLVAQVGRLMDAAAALGLPTLITEQYPKGLGATVPELAERASTAVCNHEKTRFSSCIDPVRDELRRRNIRTVLVAGIEAHVCVLQTCLDLAKAGYVSAVVVDAVSSRQPIDRDVALQRMAQAGVLPTTVESAVLEMVGEAGGERFKAVLPIVKNQPMR
- the queF gene encoding preQ(1) synthase, which translates into the protein MPDPNLLECFENPAPQHDYVIEHSAEEFTSVCPKTGHPDFGTVTVRFVPDKKCVELKSLKLYLQAFRNEGIFYEAVTNRIADDLAEAMQPRWLIVYTDWKGRGGIRSTIRVDIGDVPDHER
- a CDS encoding transporter substrate-binding domain-containing protein; its protein translation is MFKHARILAAMLCVLLSGVAAPAEQVTPGPSTSGELVVGTREVPPFAMQDGNGQWHGLAIELWERIADAQGLRYRYESRELVGLLEGLTDGSLDAVAAAVTVTAEREAVVDFSHPFFTTGLGIAARSEHRGLMRGLLALLSLELIGLVALLALVLMGVGALAWLFERKRNAEQFRDGAAGLGDGFWWSAVTMTTVGYGDKAPATVGGKLVALVWMFASLVLISTFTAAIASALTVSRMESVVQGPEDLPRVRVATVADSTSALYLDDRRIAYRGYATAEEAIESLTAGRVDAVVYDQPILQYIVLETAKEEAHVLPSTFARQYYGIGLQLGSEIRQPLNVLLLETLGSTWWADRRYRYLGEE
- a CDS encoding cupin domain-containing protein, yielding MAVPPTTTPYRIPDDSTASHIAQPPAPPDPADHMLNLPAGDIAWELFQPDTPEQSPAVKIVHVDPNTGATRLFIRCPRGMHVPPHWHTGNETHTVVQGTFIVEEPDGKRVALGPGSFNYIPARMVHQAWCGDGEDVVLFITTDKPWDLVWISEPEAPSA
- the sucD gene encoding succinate--CoA ligase subunit alpha, which gives rise to MSILIDKDTRVICQGITGSAGSFHTKGCLDYGTQMVGGVTPGKGGQKDPNGLPIFNTVSEAVDATGANASMIFVPPPFAGDAILEAADAGITLIVAITEGIPVLDMMKVKQTLSLPKYRKVRLIGPNCPGVITPGDNGVAGTGCKIGIMPGYIHKPPHDAEAKRSVGIISRSGTLTYEAVWQTSSLGIGQTTCVGIGGDPVRGMDFIDCLVQFNADPETDGIVMIGEIGGTDEEAAGDFIARHVTKPVTAFIAGRTAPPGRRMGHAGAIISGGEGGADTKIEALRKAGCHIAESPADLGRTMAEALGI
- a CDS encoding acyl-ACP desaturase, with protein sequence MSKKTDLVELQREVLKDLEATDVRDSLSLLIPPDKSWQPTDYLPDLTAPDWYEQLSAFREPAKGLSDEVLVVLIGDMVTEEALPSYSVALNSIAQDYEGTSSAPWARWLRGWTAEENRHGDLLNAFLRLTGRVEMKAVERTVHHLLNSGFNPRTQEDLYAGLVYTAFQERATKISHNNVGKLAAAEGNVALGNICRRIAGDEARHEAFYTRMMDAVMARDPENGTITAGSMLRRVIAMPGRLMYDGKDPDLFDHFAVVAQRLGVYTVRDYASIVRHLVDTWNIADRALTGKAARAQEFLCKHAERVESVAEDVAARIDQEPRVQFSWIYDREA